The Nonlabens spongiae genome contains a region encoding:
- a CDS encoding efflux RND transporter periplasmic adaptor subunit: MKITSLSNSIIFGLTFLFLASCGNKEESQSSNATQPPMFPVTTVETKTITGYNEYPVNIEGIVNSNVQAKTSGYIQKVLVDEGSRVSKGQALFRLETQSLNQDAEAAKARINVAQVEVDKLKPLVEKNIISSVQLETAKANLAQAKANYSSIAANIGYATVKSPVDGYVGAINLREGALVSATDTTPLTTVSDISSVYAFFTLNEAQYINYLQRAEGKTKEERIKNSPDVSLVLANGEIYSEKGRIQTSTGQISDATGTIKVRASFNNPNELLTNGNSGKIRIPTTYEDAIVVPQSATYELQDKVFIYTLGDNDTVSGKTIEIEARVDNLYVVRSGITAGDRIVPSGVSKLRDGMKITPKS, from the coding sequence ATGAAAATCACTTCTTTATCAAATTCAATAATCTTCGGTTTAACATTCCTATTCCTGGCAAGCTGCGGGAATAAAGAAGAATCCCAGAGCAGCAACGCGACTCAACCTCCCATGTTTCCGGTAACGACAGTAGAAACGAAAACTATCACGGGTTATAATGAATACCCAGTCAATATAGAAGGAATTGTAAATAGCAATGTTCAGGCTAAGACATCTGGATATATTCAAAAAGTACTCGTAGATGAAGGGTCTAGGGTAAGTAAGGGCCAGGCACTTTTCAGGCTGGAAACTCAATCGCTCAATCAAGATGCTGAAGCCGCAAAGGCAAGGATTAATGTAGCACAGGTCGAGGTAGATAAATTAAAACCGCTCGTAGAAAAAAATATAATAAGCTCCGTGCAATTAGAAACAGCCAAAGCTAATCTGGCTCAAGCTAAAGCAAATTATAGCAGTATTGCAGCAAACATAGGTTATGCTACGGTTAAAAGCCCTGTGGATGGTTACGTAGGTGCTATAAATTTAAGAGAGGGTGCACTAGTTAGCGCGACAGATACTACCCCTTTAACTACCGTTAGTGATATAAGTAGTGTATATGCATTTTTCACACTTAATGAAGCTCAATACATTAATTATTTACAGCGAGCTGAAGGTAAAACTAAAGAAGAACGTATAAAGAATTCTCCTGATGTGAGTCTGGTTTTAGCAAATGGGGAAATCTATTCAGAGAAAGGTAGGATTCAAACGAGCACCGGTCAAATAAGTGATGCAACTGGGACTATTAAGGTAAGGGCGTCCTTCAACAATCCTAACGAACTTCTGACTAATGGTAATAGTGGTAAGATAAGAATCCCAACCACCTATGAAGATGCAATAGTTGTACCACAGTCTGCCACCTATGAACTTCAGGACAAGGTTTTCATATATACGCTAGGCGACAATGATACAGTAAGCGGCAAAACTATTGAGATTGAAGCGAGGGTAGATAACCTCTATGTCGTAAGGTCTGGTATAACTGCGGGTGATCGTATAGTGCCATCAGGTGTTTCTAAGTTAAGGGATGGAATGAAAATAACCCCCAAGAGCTAA